A window of Sphingobacterium sp. lm-10 contains these coding sequences:
- a CDS encoding aspartate carbamoyltransferase catalytic subunit: MSSTEQLSTRHLLGIKDLNEQDIQLILDTASNFKEVLNRPIKKVPSLRDITIANVFFENSTRTRLSFELAEKRLSADTINFAASSSSVSKGETLIDTVNNILAMKVDMIVMRHPYAGAGVFLSRHIDAQIVNAGDGAHEHPTQALLDSFSIRERLGDMAGKKVAIIGDVLHSRVALSNILCLQKQGAEVMVCGPTTLIPKYIGALGVKVEHDLMKALNWCDVANMLRIQLERQDIAYFPSLREYSMLYGLNKQILDSLDKEIVIMHPGPINRGVEITSDVADSAHSIILDQVENGVAVRMAVLYLLAGKRG, encoded by the coding sequence ATGTCAAGCACAGAACAACTCAGCACACGTCACCTATTAGGTATAAAAGATCTTAATGAACAAGATATTCAACTAATACTGGATACGGCCTCTAACTTCAAGGAGGTCTTGAATCGGCCGATCAAGAAAGTCCCATCTCTACGGGATATTACCATTGCCAATGTATTCTTCGAGAACTCTACTCGTACCAGATTGTCTTTCGAGCTAGCGGAGAAACGCCTTTCTGCCGACACGATCAATTTTGCGGCTTCCTCGTCCTCCGTAAGTAAGGGTGAAACATTGATCGATACGGTCAATAATATTCTGGCCATGAAAGTAGATATGATTGTCATGCGCCATCCCTATGCTGGTGCAGGTGTATTCCTGAGTCGGCACATCGATGCGCAAATCGTGAATGCGGGTGATGGGGCGCATGAACACCCTACACAAGCTTTGCTGGATTCCTTTTCCATACGCGAGCGTCTGGGAGATATGGCAGGCAAGAAAGTCGCTATCATCGGTGATGTACTGCATTCTCGTGTTGCTTTATCTAATATCTTATGCCTACAAAAGCAAGGTGCCGAAGTGATGGTATGTGGTCCTACCACGTTGATACCCAAATACATTGGCGCACTGGGCGTGAAGGTAGAACACGATTTGATGAAAGCATTGAACTGGTGCGACGTAGCCAATATGCTACGCATCCAGTTAGAGCGTCAGGATATTGCCTACTTCCCGTCATTACGTGAATACTCCATGTTGTATGGGTTAAACAAGCAGATACTGGATAGCCTTGATAAGGAGATTGTAATTATGCATCCCGGACCTATTAATCGCGGTGTAGAGATTACATCCGACGTGGCCGACAGCGCACATTCGATCATTCTGGATCAAGTAGAGAATGGTGTTGCCGTACGTATGGCGGTACTCTATTTACTTGCCGGCAAGCGCGGTTAA
- a CDS encoding tetratricopeptide repeat protein, producing MYNKIYQVGVALCLMGASAVAQQTAWQDVNSAYKSGLELFERGKYSSAAKQFDRAESVRTKSTLQLDETQELTLLKENIRYYQAVCALELEESNAESLFLKYIRDFPSSANSKAANFQIGKFYYTRQEFEKAIEWFTRIDSKSLAGAENTEYRFKLAYARFMTEDYESSKPVFADLKDKNSTYQEAAIYYYAYLSYLDAEYKTALNEFERLKGSKTYENSYPYYITALYFLDKRYDEVLAYALPILQNTKQESETDMFRIVAATYFIKGDLAKSKQYYDRFQAGDQGRTQNNQDSYQIGYINYKLGNYEQAIAELEKLDDPDAYYQSAMITLGDSFIKTNNKQSARNAFFRASKLDFDPQLKEEGLFNYAKLSYELEFHQVALDAVQEYLTTYPSSTRSEEAKTLLAEVLLGTKNYRAAVDVLDGINRSSREAKAAYQKVTYYRGLEYYNERAFENGISMFMRSEENRFDEEIYALAVYWKAEAMYEVRKYKEATANFNKFLQLPAARKTDVYHYANYALAYAAFRNDNYSTAANYFERFLSGATRDGVDANTRNDAIARAADSYFGTKNYGRAMSYYDRLISAGAQSQDYALFQRGIIQGLQGNSQAKIATLNSVVQKYPNSNYADDVAFEIPYTYFLLGQYDQAIAGLQKMVEKYPRSSYVPRALVTIGLVQYNQENRDGALATFQRVVNQYPTTDEAKQSLASIENIYLDKNDASGYIRYATSTNIGDLSTAEQDGHTFSVARTLFDRGNWQGAVEAVNAYFDKFPKPINEKHARFIRGESYAQLRKDTEALHDFNIIMNDWTSTYTERTLLSVARLHLRNKAYNEAVQVLKKLELTSEYKENYGWAINNLLISYFNINDYAETLTYANIIKGYEKSSEEEIARAHLYAAKAYQATNKAADATKELSSAAAKSKTETGAEARYLIAKQQVQSKQWDKAIQTAMEIGDKFSSFEYWVAKGFITMAEAYRGKGDNFQAKATLESVIDNYDNETDGVVKEAKELLQKIK from the coding sequence ATGTACAATAAGATATATCAAGTTGGCGTCGCTTTATGCTTGATGGGGGCATCCGCAGTCGCTCAGCAAACTGCTTGGCAAGATGTTAATAGCGCATACAAGTCAGGTTTGGAGTTGTTCGAGCGGGGAAAGTACAGTTCCGCGGCAAAGCAGTTTGATCGGGCAGAGAGTGTACGTACAAAATCTACCTTGCAGCTGGATGAGACTCAGGAGTTGACGTTGTTGAAAGAAAATATCCGTTACTACCAAGCAGTATGTGCATTAGAGTTGGAAGAAAGTAATGCAGAAAGCTTATTCCTTAAGTATATCCGTGACTTTCCTTCTAGTGCAAATTCCAAAGCCGCAAATTTCCAGATTGGTAAGTTTTATTATACAAGACAAGAGTTTGAGAAAGCGATCGAATGGTTTACCCGTATCGATAGCAAGAGTTTGGCAGGAGCAGAGAATACGGAATATCGTTTTAAGCTGGCCTATGCTCGCTTTATGACCGAAGATTACGAATCTTCAAAGCCGGTGTTTGCCGATCTGAAAGATAAAAACTCCACCTATCAGGAAGCGGCTATCTACTATTATGCGTACTTGAGCTACTTAGATGCAGAATACAAAACAGCACTCAACGAATTTGAACGTTTAAAAGGTTCTAAAACCTACGAGAATAGTTATCCGTACTATATCACTGCGCTTTATTTCCTAGATAAGCGGTACGATGAGGTACTCGCTTACGCGTTGCCGATTCTGCAAAATACCAAGCAGGAGAGCGAGACTGATATGTTCAGAATCGTAGCAGCTACCTACTTCATCAAAGGAGATTTAGCTAAGTCCAAGCAATATTATGATCGCTTTCAAGCAGGAGACCAAGGGCGTACACAGAATAATCAGGATAGCTACCAGATTGGATACATCAACTACAAATTAGGAAATTACGAACAAGCGATTGCCGAATTAGAAAAGTTAGATGACCCAGATGCGTACTATCAAAGTGCGATGATTACTTTAGGTGATTCTTTCATTAAAACCAATAACAAGCAAAGTGCCCGTAACGCCTTCTTTCGCGCCTCGAAATTAGATTTCGATCCACAATTAAAAGAAGAAGGACTATTTAACTATGCGAAACTCTCTTACGAATTAGAGTTTCACCAGGTAGCGCTGGATGCTGTTCAGGAATATTTAACGACATACCCATCTTCCACACGGAGCGAAGAAGCAAAGACGTTACTGGCAGAAGTGCTTTTAGGTACTAAAAACTACCGTGCAGCGGTAGATGTTTTGGATGGTATAAACCGAAGCAGCAGAGAAGCAAAAGCAGCCTATCAAAAAGTAACTTACTACCGCGGACTGGAGTACTATAACGAACGCGCGTTCGAAAATGGTATTTCTATGTTTATGCGTTCTGAAGAAAATCGTTTCGACGAAGAAATATATGCACTAGCCGTATATTGGAAAGCAGAGGCGATGTATGAAGTACGTAAGTACAAAGAGGCGACGGCAAACTTCAACAAGTTCTTGCAACTGCCTGCTGCACGTAAAACCGATGTATACCATTACGCGAATTACGCTTTGGCATATGCCGCTTTCCGCAATGATAACTATAGCACAGCAGCAAACTACTTTGAACGTTTCTTATCTGGCGCTACACGCGATGGCGTAGATGCCAATACACGTAACGATGCCATAGCACGTGCTGCCGACTCTTACTTCGGAACCAAGAACTACGGACGTGCCATGTCTTACTATGATCGTCTCATCAGCGCGGGTGCCCAAAGTCAGGATTATGCCTTATTTCAACGTGGTATTATTCAGGGACTGCAGGGCAACAGCCAGGCAAAAATCGCAACCTTAAACTCAGTCGTTCAAAAATACCCGAACTCCAACTATGCGGACGACGTGGCGTTTGAAATTCCATATACTTATTTCTTGTTAGGTCAATACGATCAGGCGATTGCGGGTTTGCAGAAGATGGTGGAGAAATATCCACGTAGCAGCTATGTGCCGCGTGCATTAGTGACTATCGGATTGGTGCAATACAATCAAGAAAATAGAGATGGTGCTTTGGCGACCTTCCAGCGTGTGGTAAATCAGTATCCTACCACGGATGAAGCCAAACAATCCTTGGCATCTATCGAGAATATCTATTTAGATAAGAATGATGCTTCTGGATATATTCGTTATGCGACCAGCACCAATATTGGTGACTTGAGTACCGCTGAGCAGGATGGACACACCTTCTCTGTAGCGCGGACGCTGTTTGACCGTGGTAACTGGCAGGGTGCCGTGGAAGCGGTAAATGCTTACTTTGATAAGTTTCCAAAACCGATCAATGAAAAGCATGCTCGTTTCATTCGTGGAGAGAGTTACGCGCAATTGCGGAAAGACACCGAAGCATTGCATGATTTCAATATCATCATGAACGACTGGACCAGCACGTACACCGAGCGTACCTTGTTGAGTGTGGCCAGATTGCATTTACGCAACAAAGCCTATAACGAGGCTGTTCAGGTATTGAAAAAACTGGAGCTAACGTCAGAATATAAAGAAAACTACGGCTGGGCGATCAACAACTTGCTGATTAGTTACTTCAATATCAATGATTATGCGGAAACATTGACCTACGCAAACATCATCAAAGGCTACGAAAAATCATCAGAAGAAGAAATTGCAAGAGCACACTTGTATGCCGCAAAAGCTTATCAAGCGACAAATAAGGCCGCTGATGCGACCAAAGAATTAAGTTCGGCAGCGGCGAAATCGAAAACAGAGACCGGAGCAGAAGCTCGATACTTGATCGCAAAACAACAAGTACAGAGCAAGCAATGGGATAAAGCGATCCAAACAGCGATGGAGATCGGAGATAAATTCTCTTCTTTCGAGTATTGGGTAGCCAAAGGCTTTATTACCATGGCAGAAGCGTACAGAGGAAAAGGAGACAACTTCCAGGCAAAAGCAACGTTAGAGAGTGTAATCGACAACTATGATAACGAGACCGATGGTGTTGTGAAAGAGGCGAAGGAGTTATTGCAGAAAATTAAATAA
- a CDS encoding cell division protein FtsQ, with translation MLNWLKNIPWRLIGSITLGLAAFVGVILLMGLVSKKDAAQSCTALQIMVEGKETFIDQADITAIIENQYGAVIGRQLLDIPLHKIEESLKALPYVSNADIHVDINGVMRVSVQQRGILLRVINRVGQEFYVDTEGKKIPTTLKYVPHTIVANGNIRESFGKPLEAIESSVVGDLVAIVRHISTNELWSNQVVQLYVNDAGDIELVPRVGDQDLILGDAENLDDKLRRLEIFYQKILPRVGTEAYSKVNVKYADQIICERYGDWFIDSLQMKMNN, from the coding sequence ATGCTTAATTGGCTAAAAAATATACCATGGCGCTTGATCGGATCGATAACACTCGGACTGGCGGCTTTCGTGGGCGTCATATTGCTGATGGGACTTGTCTCGAAAAAGGATGCCGCACAATCGTGCACCGCGTTGCAGATCATGGTAGAAGGGAAAGAAACCTTCATTGATCAGGCCGATATTACGGCTATTATCGAAAATCAATACGGAGCAGTTATTGGTCGGCAATTGCTGGATATTCCTTTGCATAAGATCGAAGAATCGTTGAAAGCATTGCCTTATGTATCTAACGCGGATATCCATGTAGATATCAACGGTGTGATGCGGGTATCTGTACAGCAGCGGGGAATTTTGCTTCGGGTGATCAATCGGGTAGGACAGGAGTTTTATGTAGATACCGAAGGAAAGAAGATCCCAACTACGCTAAAATACGTGCCACACACGATTGTTGCGAATGGCAATATTCGGGAATCGTTTGGCAAACCGCTAGAAGCGATAGAATCTTCGGTGGTAGGAGATTTGGTGGCCATCGTTCGGCATATTAGTACCAACGAATTGTGGAGCAATCAAGTCGTACAGCTTTACGTCAATGACGCAGGCGACATTGAGTTAGTGCCGCGTGTTGGCGATCAGGATTTGATCTTGGGCGATGCCGAGAATCTGGACGATAAATTGCGTCGATTAGAGATTTTCTATCAGAAAATCTTACCGCGTGTAGGTACCGAAGCATACAGCAAGGTGAATGTCAAATATGCTGATCAGATTATCTGCGAACGATATGGAGATTGGTTTATAGACAGCCTACAAATGAAAATGAATAATTAA
- the pyrR gene encoding bifunctional pyr operon transcriptional regulator/uracil phosphoribosyltransferase PyrR, whose translation MKQSLLLNGPKFEITLKRLCQQLIENHGDFSDTVIIGVQPRGPYMASRLRQEIKKISGKDVQIGALDITFHRDDFRMKGSSPLQASRTDIEFLVDDKVVVFVDDVLWTGRTIRSAMDAIQTFGRPKKIELMVLVDRRFSRQLPIEPDYIGIQVDSIDAQKVIVSWQETDREDSIVLITEEK comes from the coding sequence ATGAAACAATCTCTGCTATTAAACGGACCTAAGTTTGAGATCACTCTTAAGCGCTTGTGTCAACAGCTTATTGAGAATCACGGTGATTTCAGTGATACCGTCATCATCGGCGTGCAGCCACGAGGCCCTTATATGGCAAGCCGCCTTCGTCAAGAAATAAAGAAAATTTCCGGTAAAGACGTGCAGATCGGTGCGCTAGACATCACCTTTCATCGGGATGATTTCCGAATGAAGGGGTCTTCGCCTTTGCAGGCAAGCCGTACCGATATAGAGTTTCTGGTAGATGATAAAGTAGTGGTTTTTGTAGATGATGTACTATGGACGGGCCGCACCATACGCTCCGCGATGGATGCGATCCAGACTTTTGGTCGCCCAAAGAAGATCGAGCTCATGGTGCTCGTCGATCGCAGGTTCTCCCGTCAACTCCCAATCGAGCCAGACTACATTGGCATACAAGTAGACTCCATCGATGCGCAGAAGGTAATCGTAAGCTGGCAGGAAACTGATCGAGAAGATAGCATTGTCCTTATCACAGAAGAAAAATAG
- the ftsZ gene encoding cell division protein FtsZ, giving the protein MSIQFEMLKEQSSIIKVVGVGGGGGNAVNHMYKQGISGVDFIICNTDAQALELSPIPNKVQLGVSLTEGMGAGADPDVGENSAIESIEDIKRMLGTNTKMLFITAGMGGGTGTGASPVLAKAAKEMGILTVAIITTPFTFEGKRRKSQAEEGLGELRKYVDSYLVISNDRLREIFGNLTMTAAFAKADDILTTAAKGIAEIITIPGYVNVDFKDVRTVMNDSGVAIMGNAVSSGDERALQAVTGALASPLLKDNEIEGARYILLNITSGSKEVTMDEVSVITDYIQEKAGLSADLIWGNCIDENMGDDLSVTIIATGFQTTEERVKDKEKEKIAHRLTPEEAKSVFIKPVSQNQFTEKSHYTEPVVKPVGVTNPELEQSIQQADLFTANPTNRSFASAPVSQPAAPQQHPRTGSDHEAQVVRHTLDLNEQEVEEQEPQDNHGFELKTSPSMFEFKVPTVFDSYQQQQAAPAPEKPAYQPQSNNYIAPSNTMTAPSALEDAKVEEANFEDQLMKTKERILRLKELSMKLRSTNGLQEMENEPAYKRKQKSLDDVPHSSQSQVSRFTLSFDSGETEIRPNNSFLHDNVD; this is encoded by the coding sequence ATGTCGATACAATTTGAAATGTTAAAAGAGCAGTCGTCTATCATCAAAGTAGTTGGTGTAGGTGGCGGTGGTGGTAATGCCGTAAACCACATGTATAAGCAAGGGATTAGTGGGGTAGATTTTATTATATGTAATACGGATGCACAAGCATTGGAGTTGAGTCCAATCCCGAACAAAGTTCAGTTGGGCGTAAGTCTGACCGAAGGAATGGGTGCAGGAGCAGATCCAGACGTGGGGGAAAACTCCGCGATTGAGAGTATCGAAGATATCAAACGCATGTTGGGTACCAATACCAAAATGTTGTTTATCACAGCTGGTATGGGTGGTGGTACAGGTACGGGAGCTAGTCCGGTTTTGGCCAAAGCGGCCAAAGAGATGGGTATTTTGACCGTAGCTATAATCACTACACCATTTACTTTTGAAGGCAAGCGACGTAAATCACAAGCAGAAGAAGGTTTAGGAGAATTGCGCAAATACGTGGATTCTTACCTCGTCATCTCCAACGACAGATTGCGCGAGATATTTGGTAACCTAACCATGACCGCTGCATTTGCGAAAGCAGATGATATACTGACAACCGCTGCCAAAGGTATTGCAGAGATTATCACGATACCTGGTTACGTAAACGTCGATTTTAAAGATGTGCGTACCGTGATGAATGATAGTGGTGTTGCGATTATGGGTAATGCCGTGTCCAGTGGCGACGAGCGCGCACTGCAGGCCGTTACCGGAGCATTAGCATCTCCGTTATTAAAGGATAATGAAATCGAAGGTGCTCGTTATATCTTGTTGAACATCACCTCCGGATCTAAAGAAGTAACGATGGATGAGGTATCTGTCATTACCGACTATATTCAGGAAAAAGCAGGGTTATCAGCGGATCTAATCTGGGGTAACTGTATTGATGAAAACATGGGAGACGACTTGTCGGTAACCATCATTGCAACAGGCTTTCAGACCACAGAAGAACGTGTAAAGGATAAAGAAAAGGAAAAGATAGCGCATCGTTTGACTCCAGAAGAAGCGAAGTCTGTATTTATAAAGCCAGTTTCTCAAAACCAGTTTACGGAGAAAAGCCACTACACAGAACCAGTAGTTAAACCCGTAGGTGTAACTAATCCGGAGTTAGAGCAGTCTATTCAACAAGCTGACCTATTTACGGCTAACCCAACTAATAGATCATTTGCATCTGCACCGGTAAGTCAGCCTGCAGCTCCACAGCAGCATCCGCGTACCGGTTCGGATCATGAAGCGCAAGTTGTTCGTCATACGCTAGATCTTAACGAGCAAGAAGTAGAGGAGCAAGAGCCACAAGATAATCACGGTTTTGAGTTAAAAACATCTCCATCGATGTTCGAATTCAAAGTACCTACGGTATTTGATTCTTATCAGCAGCAGCAAGCAGCACCCGCACCTGAAAAACCAGCCTACCAGCCACAGAGCAACAACTACATTGCTCCTAGCAATACGATGACCGCACCATCTGCGTTGGAAGATGCGAAAGTAGAGGAGGCAAATTTCGAAGATCAGTTGATGAAAACCAAAGAACGTATCTTACGTTTGAAAGAGTTGAGCATGAAATTACGCTCTACTAATGGTTTGCAGGAGATGGAGAATGAGCCAGCGTACAAGAGAAAGCAAAAATCATTGGATGATGTGCCACACTCTTCGCAGTCTCAGGTTTCTCGCTTCACGCTATCCTTTGATAGTGGAGAGACAGAAATCAGACCAAACAACTCATTCCTTCACGACAACGTTGATTAA
- the murC gene encoding UDP-N-acetylmuramate--L-alanine ligase, which produces MNIDQIKTVYLLGIGGIGMSGLARYFQHLGCVVSGYDKTETELTQALVGEGIPVSYQDDIQTLPHHLATPNDEVMVIFTPAVPADLVLKNTLIERGFTLYKRSEVLGLISASRFTIAVAGTHGKTTTSTMIAHVLKDSGYDCSAFLGGISTNYESNVLYGDNNTVVVEADEFDRSFLTLHPNIAIVTSADADHLDIYGDAAHLVDSFQLFLDRIVVGGTSIIKQGLPFSGAISYAMNESADVYADNVHIKDGEFYFDYHSDSLTLKDIRLGIPGLHNIENAVSAITVANLLGISGDKIIAALGSFQGVKRRFEYIVREKDAVYIDDYAHHPEELRAFLTSMRKLYPEKKLTVIFQPHLFTRTRDFIEGFAEVLGFADTLYLMEIYPAREKPIEGVNAQWLLDQIALDDKHILTAEQILDKVRTERPELIVTVGAGDIDRLVKPLKQLLTNA; this is translated from the coding sequence ATGAATATCGACCAAATTAAGACAGTGTATTTATTGGGTATCGGCGGCATTGGCATGAGCGGTTTAGCGCGCTATTTCCAACACTTAGGCTGTGTGGTATCGGGTTACGATAAGACCGAGACCGAGCTTACGCAAGCGCTGGTAGGGGAAGGTATTCCGGTCTCTTATCAAGATGATATTCAAACATTACCTCATCATTTGGCTACGCCAAATGATGAGGTAATGGTTATTTTTACGCCTGCTGTACCCGCCGATTTAGTGTTGAAAAACACGTTGATCGAACGAGGTTTTACCTTGTACAAGCGTTCCGAGGTACTCGGTCTTATCAGTGCTAGTCGCTTCACTATCGCTGTAGCAGGTACACACGGCAAGACCACTACCTCTACGATGATCGCGCACGTATTGAAAGATTCGGGCTACGACTGTTCTGCGTTTTTGGGCGGTATCAGTACCAATTACGAAAGCAACGTACTATATGGCGACAATAATACTGTAGTGGTAGAAGCGGATGAGTTTGATCGCTCTTTCTTAACCTTGCATCCAAATATTGCTATCGTGACTTCTGCGGATGCAGATCACTTGGATATTTATGGAGATGCGGCGCATTTGGTAGATTCGTTTCAATTGTTTTTGGATCGGATTGTCGTAGGCGGCACATCCATTATCAAGCAAGGATTACCATTCTCTGGTGCTATTTCCTATGCGATGAATGAAAGTGCAGACGTGTACGCAGACAACGTCCATATCAAAGACGGGGAGTTTTATTTTGACTACCACTCCGACAGCCTGACCTTAAAAGATATCAGACTTGGAATTCCAGGTTTACATAATATTGAAAATGCCGTGTCTGCGATTACGGTCGCAAATTTGCTAGGTATTAGCGGCGATAAAATCATCGCTGCTTTAGGTTCATTTCAAGGAGTAAAAAGACGCTTCGAATACATTGTAAGGGAGAAAGATGCGGTGTACATTGATGATTATGCACACCATCCAGAGGAGCTTCGTGCTTTCCTGACATCCATGCGCAAGCTGTATCCGGAAAAGAAACTAACGGTGATCTTTCAACCGCACTTATTCACGCGTACGCGTGATTTCATCGAAGGGTTTGCCGAAGTGCTTGGGTTCGCCGATACCTTGTACCTGATGGAAATTTATCCGGCGCGAGAGAAGCCCATTGAAGGGGTAAATGCACAATGGCTGCTCGATCAGATTGCCTTGGATGATAAGCATATCCTAACCGCAGAGCAGATCCTAGATAAGGTACGGACGGAACGTCCGGAATTGATCGTAACGGTAGGAGCAGGCGACATTGATCGTTTGGTGAAACCTTTAAAACAACTATTGACAAATGCTTAA
- the ftsA gene encoding cell division protein FtsA: MKPKFTELEKENPIVVGLDIGTTKICVTVGRRSGSNKVELLGVGKAESAGVSRGVVANIQKTVDSIREAVSIAEGQSNVDIKVVSVGIAGQHIKSIQHRGIVTRNDDDEIGREDVQRLISDMYKLVLPPGEEIIHVLPQEFTIDNEPGIKEPIGMAGRRVEANFHIISGRVTDIKNIKRCVDNSDLEVSELILEPLASSEAVLDDEEKTAGVVLVDIGGGTTDVAIFHEGIIRHTAVIPLGGNIVTEDIRQGCSVLRNQAEQLKVRYGSALADENKENEVICVPGIRGREAKEISVKNLAYIIQARMEEIIEHVHYEIKASGYEDRLIAGIVITGGGAQLKHLVQLVEYVTGIDCRIGYPNEYLAKTDMLNKQAFDELKSPLYATGIGLLIKGIQEIEEGEKREQEKIAKVSGGSRAKTSIKVSDIASDQGRREGWLTRILGNWITDGEDIDNDTFIGKK, encoded by the coding sequence ATGAAACCAAAATTTACAGAACTCGAAAAAGAAAATCCAATCGTCGTTGGGTTGGATATCGGTACGACCAAGATCTGCGTTACGGTGGGGCGTCGCAGTGGTAGCAACAAGGTCGAATTACTGGGCGTCGGCAAAGCCGAATCTGCTGGAGTTAGTCGCGGCGTGGTGGCTAATATTCAGAAGACTGTTGACAGCATTCGCGAAGCGGTTTCGATCGCTGAAGGGCAGTCGAATGTCGATATCAAGGTCGTAAGCGTAGGGATCGCCGGTCAGCATATCAAAAGCATACAACATCGTGGTATTGTGACGCGTAACGACGATGATGAAATCGGACGTGAAGACGTGCAACGCCTGATCTCGGATATGTATAAACTGGTATTGCCTCCGGGTGAAGAAATTATTCATGTGCTTCCGCAGGAGTTTACCATCGATAACGAGCCGGGTATCAAAGAACCGATCGGGATGGCCGGCCGTCGCGTAGAAGCTAACTTCCATATCATATCGGGGCGTGTTACAGATATCAAAAATATTAAACGTTGTGTTGATAATTCTGATTTGGAAGTCTCCGAATTGATCCTTGAGCCATTGGCATCATCTGAAGCTGTGTTAGATGATGAGGAAAAAACGGCTGGCGTTGTATTGGTAGATATCGGTGGTGGTACGACCGATGTGGCCATCTTCCACGAAGGCATCATTCGCCATACGGCAGTAATTCCATTGGGAGGTAATATTGTAACAGAAGATATACGCCAAGGGTGTTCCGTATTGCGCAACCAGGCAGAGCAATTAAAAGTACGCTATGGATCGGCCCTGGCAGATGAAAATAAAGAAAACGAGGTAATCTGTGTTCCTGGAATTCGCGGACGGGAAGCAAAAGAGATCTCGGTAAAGAATCTGGCCTATATTATTCAGGCCCGTATGGAAGAGATCATTGAGCACGTACACTACGAAATCAAAGCATCTGGCTACGAAGACAGACTAATTGCTGGTATTGTGATCACCGGTGGTGGTGCGCAATTGAAACACTTAGTCCAATTAGTAGAATATGTAACTGGTATAGATTGTCGCATTGGTTATCCAAATGAATATTTGGCAAAAACCGATATGCTGAACAAGCAAGCATTCGATGAATTGAAGAGCCCCTTATATGCTACAGGTATTGGCTTGCTGATCAAAGGGATACAAGAAATTGAAGAAGGGGAGAAAAGAGAGCAGGAGAAAATCGCGAAGGTAAGTGGTGGTTCACGTGCAAAAACCAGCATTAAGGTCAGTGATATCGCTAGCGATCAAGGTAGAAGAGAAGGTTGGTTGACACGGATTTTAGGTAACTGGATCACCGATGGAGAGGATATTGATAACGATACCTTCATTGGGAAAAAGTAA